AAAATCTGTGGACGTTGTAATGTCAAACTCCTTAGGGTTTGGTGGTCACAATGCTGTAATCATGTTTAGAAAGTTTGGTGTGTAAAATGTTATTAAACTCAAATCAAATTCAAGAAATCATCCCGCATCGTTATCCATTCTTATTGGTTGATGCTGTCAAAGAAATGAGTGACACATCCATTGTGGCGATTAAGAATGTATCGGCTAATGAGATGCATTTCATGGGACATTTTCCACAGAAACATGTGATGCCTGGCGTGCTTATTACTGAAGCACTTGCGCAAGCAGGGGCGATTGTTTTATTGTCGCAAGAACAATTCAAAGGTAAAATTGCTTATTTTGTTGGAATCGACAACTTCAAGTTTAAACGACAAGTCATTCCAGGAGACCAATTGGAACTTCATGTTGAGTTGGTTAAGCTGAAAAGTATTATGGGTATTGCCGAAGCGAAGGCATATGTCAATGGAGAGGTTTGTGCTTATGGAACCATTAAATTTGCAATCGGAGATTAAGATTGGGACTGATTTGGTGCACATGCCGCGCTATGAGAAATTTGTAGAAGATGCACGCTTTATTCAAAAGGTATTGACGCCTAATGAACAATACCTTTTCAATGCACTGGTTCATCCCCGTAAGAAGTTGGAATTTCTTTGTGGACGTTATGCTGCAAAAGAAGCGTATGCAAAGGCAAAGGGCACTGGAATTGGTGTGACATCGTTTTTGGATATTGAAGTTCTCAAGAATGAGTCAGGGTGTCCAATTAGTAAACAGGCGCAGGTATCCATCAGTCATGATGGTGAGTACGCGATTGCGATGGTGCTTGTTTATGCATAAAATATACATGCTGATTACGTTTCTTGCACTTCCTTATTATTGGGTTCGCTCATTTTTCATACGCAAAAGTGGCGATCCTGAGAAAATAGCCCGCGAGCTGAAAACATACCCTCGTGACTACTTCGGAATTCGTGGAAAGAAAGTGACACCGATAGGTGATACGACACACATTTATCCCAATTGTGTTTACCTATCAAATCATCAATCGCACAACGATATCTTTATCGTGTTGGATGCTATTCAGAAACCTTTTCGATTTATCGCGAAGAAAGAGCTTTTCAGTAATCCCGCAACCGGTCCGTTTATGAGAATGTCACAATCTTACCCACTGGATCGTGATGACCCCCGTCAATCGCTGACACAGCTCAAACAAGCGGTAAATG
The window above is part of the Erysipelothrix sp. HDW6C genome. Proteins encoded here:
- the fabZ gene encoding 3-hydroxyacyl-ACP dehydratase FabZ, which translates into the protein MLLNSNQIQEIIPHRYPFLLVDAVKEMSDTSIVAIKNVSANEMHFMGHFPQKHVMPGVLITEALAQAGAIVLLSQEQFKGKIAYFVGIDNFKFKRQVIPGDQLELHVELVKLKSIMGIAEAKAYVNGEVCAYGTIKFAIGD
- the acpS gene encoding holo-ACP synthase; this translates as MEPLNLQSEIKIGTDLVHMPRYEKFVEDARFIQKVLTPNEQYLFNALVHPRKKLEFLCGRYAAKEAYAKAKGTGIGVTSFLDIEVLKNESGCPISKQAQVSISHDGEYAIAMVLVYA
- a CDS encoding 1-acyl-sn-glycerol-3-phosphate acyltransferase, with the translated sequence MHKIYMLITFLALPYYWVRSFFIRKSGDPEKIARELKTYPRDYFGIRGKKVTPIGDTTHIYPNCVYLSNHQSHNDIFIVLDAIQKPFRFIAKKELFSNPATGPFMRMSQSYPLDRDDPRQSLTQLKQAVNDINAGCSVLAFPEGTRSHQAEMLEFKAGMFSMLRKSTVPLVPLYIKDSFNEQTKNYEIYFGDPILPEVFQSMKGTELCDYVRARMEELKEHAYA